Proteins from one Malania oleifera isolate guangnan ecotype guangnan chromosome 4, ASM2987363v1, whole genome shotgun sequence genomic window:
- the LOC131154360 gene encoding pentatricopeptide repeat-containing protein At1g09820: MPSLRCRLQPQRLTRFFSSSDASLPFDEATVSDLISKQHWSKLKPLLKPSSPTTVLQLLFDSEADPDVILRYFKWSQIEYRSSHNLESYCRLLHMLANTKRYRKIRACLDSFVKNESHSVSSIFHMLSVCSDRFCANSIIVDILVLAYVKNLKIDLAIEAFDRAGDYGLKLSVVSCNPLLSALVKERRTGVLEFMYKEMMRRRIELNLITFNIVINGLCKAGKLLRAGDIVEDMKAWGFWPSVITYNTLIDGYCKMGGAGKMYKADALVKEMVSKKIFPNETTYNILIDAFCKDENVSAAMKVFKEMQGQDMKPNVVTYNSLINGLCGDGKLDDAIGLRDEMLDLGLKPDIVTCNALINGFSKKNMLKEARELLDDTAKQGLSPTAITFNTLIDAYCKAGRMDEAIAIRSLMLERGIFPSVSTYNCLIAGFYREENVKEARKLFNEIETEGLKANVVTYNILIDAKCRAGESRKAVELLDEMLDIGLNPTHVTYNTLIDGYCREGNLRAALNLRARMVKEGKRANVVTYNILIKGFCKKGKLEEANGLLNEMLEKGLIPNRTTYDIVREEMMEMGFVPDIDGHLYYGSFSA, encoded by the coding sequence ATGCCTTCCCTGCGCTGTCGTCTTCAACCTCAGCGCCTCACGAGGTTCTTCTCTTCCTCAGATGCCTCACTTCCGTTCGACGAAGCCACTGTTTCCGACCTCATATCAAAGCAGCATTGGTCCAAGCTCAAACCACTTCTCAAGCCCTCAAGCCCCACTACGGTTCTCCAACTTCTATTCGACTCAGAGGCCGACCCAGATGTGATTCTCAGGTACTTCAAATGGTCCCAGATAGAGTATAGATCTTCGCACAATCTTGAGTCGTATTGTAGACTCTTGCACATGTTAGCTAACACAAAAAGGTATAGAAAAATCAGGGCTTGTTTGGATTCTTTTGTTAAGAATGAATCCCACTCGGTTTCTTCCATTTTTCATATGCTTTCGGTCTGTAGCGATCGATTTTGCGCGAATTCGATCATTGTTGATATCTTGGTATTGGCGTACGTTAAGAATTTGAAGATTGATTTGGCAATTGAAGCGTTTGATCGAGCGGGGGATTATGGGTTGAAGTTATCTGTGGTGTCTTGTAATCCATTGTTGAGTGCTTTGGTTAAGGAGAGAAGAACTGGGGTTTTGGAATTCATGTATAAGGAGATGATGAGGAGGAGGATTGAGTTGAATTTAATTACTTTTAATATTGTGATTAATGGGTTGTGTAAGGCTGGGAAGTTGCTCAGAGCAGGGGATATAGTTGAGGACATGAAGGCGTGGGGGTTTTGGCCATCTGTAATAACGTATAATACACTTATTGATGGGTATTGCAAGATGGGTGGGGCGGGAAAAATGTATAAGGCTGATGCTCTTGTAAAGGAAATGGTGTCGAAGAAAATTTTCCCCAATGAGACTACTTATAACATTTTGATTGATGCGTTTTGCAAGGACGAGAATGTTTCGGCTGCTATGAAAGTGTTTAAGGAGATGCAAGGGCAGGATATGAAGCCGAATGTGGTCACTTATAATTCTTTGATCAATGGTTTATGTGGTGATGGAAAGCTTGATGATGCTATTGGCTTGCGTGATGAAATGTTGGATTTGGGTTTGAAGCCAGACATTGTTACTTGTAATGCCCTTATTAATGGATTCTCCAAGAAGAATATGCTGAAGGAAGCTAGAGAGTTGTTGGATGATACTGCAAAACAAGGGTTGTCTCCTACTGCTATAACCTTTAATACTTTGATTGATGCCTATTGTAAGGCTGGGAGAATGGATGAAGCAATTGCTATACGTAGTCTCATGTTGGAACGAGGGATTTTCCCCTCTGTTTCAACCTATAATTGCCTAATTGCTGGTTTCTATAGAGAGGAGAACGTGAAGGAGGCTAGGAAGCTATTCAATGAAATTGAAACTGAGGGTTTGAAGGCCAATGTTGTAACATATAACATACTGATAGATGCTAAGTGCAGGGCAGGAGAGTCAAGAAAAGCAGTTGAACTTTTGGATGAAATGCTTGATATAGGTTTGAACCCGACTCATGTGACCTACAATACTTTGATTGATGGCTACTGTAGGGAAGGAAACCTCAGGGCGGCTTTGAATTTGAGGGCACGGATGGTAAAAGAAGGGAAACGAGCAAATGTTGTGACTTACAATATCTTGATTAAGGGTTTCTGTAAGAAGGGCAAGCTAGAAGAAGCAAATGGGCTTTTGAATGAGATGTTAGAGAAGGGTTTGATTCCAAATCGAACAACCTATGATATAGTTAGGGAGGAAATGATGGAGATGGGTTTTGTTCCAGATATTGATGGGCATCTGTATTATGGATCTTTTAGTGCTTAA